In the genome of Deltaproteobacteria bacterium, the window GAGAGTCACCGTCATAATCCCCGCTTATAACGAGGGGGAGAACCTCGTGGACACGGTGGGCTGTATTCTGGAAAACACCACCTACCCCGACTTCGAGGTGGTGATCGTCGATGACGGTTCCACAGACTCGAGCGGAGACCGTGCAGCCGTCCTGTTCGGGGACAAGGGGCCGGTTTCCCTGGTAAGGGCAGAAGGCCTGGGAGTTGCCGGCGCACGCAATCATGGTGTTAATGCCGCCAGCGGAGAGATCCTCCTCTTCCTGGACGGTCACTGCTATACACCTCCAGGCTGGATGAAAGCCCTGATCGCACCCCTTGAGGATCCGAAAACCGGCATGGTAGGGCCCTCCTTTGCGAGCCTCCAACATGGCGACGGCACGCGGGGACTGGGAATCACCTGGCGCGACTCGAGCCTCGAGATGGAGTGGCTCCTCGAGACGGGCGATCTGCCCTACCCCGTTCCTCTCCTGCCAGGAGGCTGCCAGGCCATGAGGCGGGCGGACTTTGAAAGAATCGGGGGCTACGACGCCGGGATGACCCGGTGGGGCAGCGAGGATCAGGAAATCAGCCTCCGGATCTGGCTGATGGGTTATGACGTACTGGTTCAGCCCCAGACCGTCATCTATCATCTGTTTCGGGAGAGCCACCCCTATAGAGTGGATATGAAGAGGATCATTTACAACCGCCTGCGCATGGCCATGGTCCATCTCTCCAACGACAGGCTTGCCAGGGTGCTTGAGCACTACAGGGATACCCAGGGATTCTGCGAGATAATGATCTGGCTCCTGGAAAGCGATACCATGGACCGGCGCAGGTATTTCCAGGAGCGGCGGTGCCGGGACGATGACTGGTTCTGCAGGCGCTTCGACTGCCGGATCTGACAGGAGGAATCAGCGGGCCGTCCCAGTTCCAAATGATGGGGGGTCGCAGGGGTCTTTTCCCTTGCCTTCTTTTTTCTCCTCTACATGGGGCGCCGTCTCTTCAAGGCAGGAATCATCTTTCCTCCAGGGCTCCCTCGGGACAGGCCGTGCCGGCCCGTACCCCTTGCTTGATCGGGCAAGACAACCAGGAGAGTCACGGATAGAACCCTTGGAAGAAGGGGACCGAGAAGAGACCCGATGAATACACGCACCAGAGCGGCTTCCAGAAAGGTTGAGACAGAGCAAGGCAGTCCGGCCTCAGAAGCACGCAGGCCTGAACTCTCCCCGTCTGACAATCCCCTTGCCGCCCGCATACTCCTCCTTCAAAAGAAGGTGGGGAACCAGGCCGTTCAGAGGCTGCTTCGACCCGAAGGGGTTGTTGCCCGTTTTCCGTCACCCCCTGACTGCCATACCTTCGTACCCGGCCTTGCATACGTAAAGCCCATCATCAAGGAGGGATACGACGGCACGGCGTATACGGCCATCAGGTCGGGATGGTGTCCCAATTCATGGAGACGGCGATGGCAGATCTACGACGCGGAAGACAGGCTCCTCTACGAGTCCCACTATACCCTGCCGGAGCCGACCCTTTACATTCCAAAGGATGTGGTGGCCAGAGGTAAAGCCGGCGGAAAGGATAGACCCTGGTCTGTGTGGATAAAGGTGACCCACACTTTGGAACCCTTCGGCGGTTCGGATCCGAAGAATTTTCCCCACTCCTACATGAAGTTCTACGTGTACGACACGTGGGAAGAGTTCATGAAGGACCCGAAGGCGAGGCTCTCCGATGTGACTCAAAAGCCCGGCCAGGGAGGCAGGCCGACCCCGCCGAAACCCGCCGGGTCGGCCGCTCTTTCAGGGGCACGTTCGGTGGTGGACTACGGCAGTGTAGTGGCCATGCACGAAGCCTATCTCCGTGAGATCTACGACGGCTCTGCCAGGGCAATTACAGATACGGCCAAAACCATGGTGGAGAAGGGCGTCCCACAGGGGGACGCGGCCAGGTGGGCCGTGGAAGCACGCAATCAGCTCAAAGTGAAGATCAGGGCCCAGGGCAACCCCATCCTCAAGAAGGTCTTTGAAGCTCGGAACCTCAGGGAGTATCACAACAAGTTCGGCCCCAGCTACGAGCAACTCTACGCCAAGTATGCCAAACAGGGCCTTTCGCCCGAAGAAATCAACACCAAAATCATCCGCGGTGCCGGAAAACCCAACATCCTGGTCAACCGCTGGGCAGGGCGCCTGCGGGTGGCCGGCAAGATACTCATCGCCCTCGATATAGCCGTGGCCGGGGTCAAGGTAGCCCTCGCACCCGAGGGCGAGAGAGTCCGGGTGGCTCTCCAGGAGGTCGCACGAATCGCCGGCTCCCTGGCCCTGGGTGCTGCAGGAGCCAAGGCCGGGGCAGCCGCCGGTGCTGCCGTCGGTGCCCTCTTCGGCGGGGCAGGTGCCATTCCAGGCGCCATCATCGGCGGCATTATCGGGGCGATCGGCGGGGGCTTGCTCGGGGGATGGCTGGGAGAGAGCCTGGTCGAGAAGATCTACGAGATGTTCCCCCCCTCGGATTGCGTGTTTGAAGGGGAATTCAAGGAGGAGGATCAGTAACCCTTGGATTTTTGCACCCTGGTCTGGACGCCTGAGGACGTTCGCGTAATTACGGATCTTTCGGTGTTCACGGCGAAAATCGCTATCCCTCCGAAAGACCGCTATTGGCTCGGCTTGTACCGTGACAAGGCGGGGGTGATCTATCTCCGGGCCAAGGGCAACCGGCAGCCCTTCTGGATAAGCCGGGATGGAGGGCTGGATTTCGAGCCCCTCGCCCCTGTTCCCGGCAACGGCGAGGCGATTCCAGGCTACCGCTGCAAGGTGCACTCGACCGCAGGAGTCCTCACCGCCGTGGAAGGCCGTCATTTGTGGGTCTACGGTGAGGGGGGCCGGTGGACCCGTCGTAAACTCCCCCAGGAATTCCACTTCCGCGACGTCAGCATCGACCCTGGTGGGGGAGCCTGGTTTGCCGGTTCGGTGGACTCCAGGCGGATTCCCGGCGAAGAGACCGAGGCGGCCGTCCGCTACCAGGCCGAGCCCGGGGCTCCCTTCGAGCCCAGGTCCCCGCGCTTGAACCCCCTGGACGGTGCCAGGTTGATCCGAGAGGGAGGTCTTGCCGAACTCAGAACCATCGATGCCGAGGGCCCTCCTGTTATCGCTGCCTCGGTCTGCTCGTGGCTCCTGGATGACGGTTCTTCCTTCGTGTTTGTCTTCGGCCCCGACCGCACCCATACCAGGAGGCTCAAAGGAGAGATGATCCGCTCCATCGACAGATCCGACCAGCCTGGATTTCGCCTATTCACCTGCCAGGGCACGGTCTGGCAGGCCCGCGGGACTCGTTGGGAGGGCCGTTCCATGGTGGGGCCGATCCTGAAGGCTCTCTGCGTCTCCGGGCGCACCATCCTGGTCCGCGCAGTGGACACATGCCGGAAGAGAATAGTTGCCGCCGTGGAGGCAAGCCCGCCCGGCGCGGGCGGCTGGGCCCAGGACCCCGAGTTCACCGCCGTATGTGTCTCCCTCGATGGGGGAAAAACATTTGAGATGGTGCACCGTTTCGACTTTCGCGAGGGTGTCGAGATCCAGGATGTGACCTGGCTCTGCCACTGACAATCACAAACCCCGGAAGAATCAGGAAATGCCTGGAAAAGAGCAATCCCCTGAAAAGACGACTCTATCGGAGCAAAACCACCCGGCGGACAGAACAGACCTGGTCTCCCGGGCAGGGGAGCCCGATTTCCCTCAATCCATGGGATCTCCCCACGGGCGCATCCTCTCCCTCCAAAGAACCATCGGTAATCGAGCAGTCCGAAACATGATTGCGTCCAGCACCTTTCAGACAAAGCTCCAAATCGCCCGGGCAGCCGACAAATACCGGGGCAGGCCCGCCCCCTTCGCACCCGTGCCTCGTAGAAAGCCACAACCGGAGCGAGAAGAAGACCTCATTCAGACAACACTGCCTTTCGAACCGATCCCGCGGCCGGTTCAGACAGAGGCCGAGCCTGAAAAGGAAACCGAGGGAGCATTCCAGCCCAAAAGCGTTGTTCTGAGGAACGTCCCCTGGGATCCGGATTATGGACTCTTCGAAAATCGCATCATAGCCGAGCTCGGAAAGACAAAGTACGGGCTGACCGTTCCATTCCGTATGTACTACGCCCTCCTTGGAGAATCCAACCTTGAGGAAGTTACTTACAAGGGCCTTTCGCCCAAGGGGCTCCGTCCTGAGGCGGTCACCCTTCGAGTGGATGTCCGGAAGGGTACAGGGGAGGAGCTACCTTGGCATCTCTCCTTCAGCCTCCTCGATTTTTCAGTGCCCGGAGGAGGACCACAGGCGGCCGGGGTCGCCCTGAGGAAACGCGTCAGGTTGACCTTCGCCGACCAGGAGTGGGAATTGGGCTTACTCCAGGCTATCGATACGATAGATAACTGGACCGACTCAGCCATAACGGCGATCCGGAATCAGCAGGAACTCAACAGAGACCAATGGATAGTCAGTTTTTGGGCAGAGGCGCTGGCCGGCGTTTCCATACCAAGCCCGGGCCGTTTCAGTGGCGTGACAAAGTCCCTGCGAGAAGCGAGGAGAATGGTCGAGGAGGCGGACCGGCCGGGGTTCCGGGACAATCCGGAATGGGTCGAAAACCAACTCGCCCTTGCCGAGATGTATCTCCGCATCGCACAGATTCGATTCAATGGGGCTTACCGCGAGTGGAACGAGTACCGGAAAGGCGTGATCAAGGGGGCAGCCACAGGCAAACGCATCTGCGAACTGGCGATCGTGGTGATCACCGCGCCAGCCAGCCTGCCCCTGGAGTCGGCCCTGCTGGCAGGGGTGGCAGAGACTGCCCTCCAGGTGGGAAAAAGCGTCTTTCTCGATGACCAAATCGATGTGGTGGATATTCTGCAAGCCTCTGCCACAGCATACTTCTCCAGTCTCGTGGCAGGGAAGATGAGAGGGCTTTTCGACAGCTCCCTGGCAAGGTATGGTGATCGGGGATTGAAGTGGCTGAACAGGCTCACCGAACAACAGCTCAAGCAGGGTCTCCAATTCAGCTTGGACGGTGTCGTGAATGAATTCAGAGGCAAGGGTGCCACCACAGAACAAATCACCCGGAGGTTGGTCGATCGAGCCTCTGCGGTCTGGGCCGGCATGGTAAGGTAGCACCAGTGGGCAGGGTCAAGGATTACCCACACGTGAGCCCCGAAACGGTCACCCGTCTTGCCGACCGCAGCGTCCCGGAGGGCGGAAACGATGGGGCAGCCATCCGCAAGAATCCTCGTTCAAACAGTGATTCGGGAAACTCCAGCCGCTCTCTCCCCGGTCGATCCGTCACGTCCTCCTTCTCAGAAGGTAGCCTATGGTGACTCTCAACAGATACCTGGCAAGAAACCTCTGAAGAAGAGCGACAAGAAGTATCCAGGCAATAAGCAGCCCCACATAGGTAACCGCTTTCCCCTGATCAAGAAGAAGCCCCCTCGCCGGCACAAGGGCAAGGAAAAACCCGAAAACCGTGTTCAACGCCAGGGGAATCGCTTTGAGCCGCTCCAGGGAGGCGAGAAAAGTCCGCACCTTGGCCCTGTGGACCTCGTAGGTCTCCTCGTACGATCGAAGTCCGGCCGGGCCGTATCCGGATCCGTCAGGGCCCCGCATGAGATTGATGATGTCCCCGTCGGCCTGGATAACCGTTCGGAAGAGCAGCGACTCCCTTCCACCTCCCTGCCCTGCCCTGGGTGGGGCTTCCGTGTCGATCGAGACCCCTCCCTCCAGGAGGAAGTCCGGCAGGCTTCGCACGACAAGCCTCAAGGACTCGGCCAATCGGCAAAGGACAAAACCCCTCTCTTCGGCCAATCTCAGAGCCATCTCGGTCAACCCAGGATCGCTTCGAATCCTTTCCCGGCGATGCCGGCCAGCGTTTTGACCAGATTCGACCAGAACCTGGTGGAGGTCTCAATGGAATCGTTGTGCATCCGGAGAACCGTGGCGTCCGGAGCCTCGGCGAAACCTTCCGAAAGCCGCGTCGTAACATCTCCGTCGATCTGTATGACGGTCTGGAGTACGATCCGCTCGGTGCCTATCTCCCACGCCTTCCGGATCCGGGTCACCTGTTCTGCCGTGAGATCCAGATCCGCAAGTCCGTTCATCTGTTTCCTCTCGATGTCGTTGTTCCACATTTGGGAGGCCGTGTGGGCGGGCGCCCGCTCCAGCCGGCCTTCTCTCTCCTCCTGTTCCAGAACCTCCCTCCCCTTCTGTTCCGGCACGTCACGGTATCCCTTCTCCCCCCTCTCAATCAGGCCCCGAACGTTCTCCCTCAACTCATAGAACAGGCCTACCATATCTGACGACTGATCCCGAATCCGTTCGAGTATCTTGATATCCTCCCGGAGTTCTCTTTTTTTCTCTTCAGGCGCTCTCCTCTCCCTCTTCTCGTACTCCCCTATACCGTACTTGGCACGATCACGCAGTTCACCAAAGGACCTGATCCCTGCAAACCGCCAGTATACAGGATCCCGAACGCCGAGCTCTTTCAGCTTCAGGTGATACCCCCGCGCCAGTTCATAGAGAGCCTGCCGTCTCGATGGAGGCATCTTGATTCCCGACATGTCTTCCTTGATGATGGTGTTCACTTCGAGGGTGAGAAGATCCTGGGCCAGTGTCCTGAAAAAATCCCTTTTCATCGCAACCCTTACCGATTCTCTCTCAGACGCACGGGATCAAAAGCACCGTCTCCCGTTCGGAACCCCCCATCAGCCCTGCTCGAGAGCGTCTATGTCCTTTTTGCTTTTGAGGGCCGCTACAGCCAGACCGACCAACTCCTTTAAAGCCTTTATGTTGCCATCTATGATCTCCTGGCCCCGTTTTTCCCTTTCGGCGTGGAAATCCCGGATGCCGGCGTAAGGCTCTTCCAGGAAATCCTCGCTGAATGCCGTTGTGATGTCCCCTTCCAGGAGATCTATCTGGGTGATGATGGTCTTCACCTTCCCCTCTGCATACTCGATCTTCCTGGTCTGGGGGTTCCATTTGAAATTTCCGATAACCGTACGGATCTCAAGGGTCTTGAGGTTTTCGATCTTCTCCAGGATTTTGTCCACAAAGTTCTTTCCTTCGGGCATGGCAGTCCTCCTTTGGCGGGTCTCTGTTTGAAATCCCGGTTAAGCTTTCTTCCTACTGGTCCGTCTTGCAATCCGATCGTCCAGGCCTCGCTCAGGCCGGGAAAACGGCCAGAGATCGGACCGATCCTCAACCAGCAGGCTTCACATGAATAACACAAAAACACGGAAAGAAAAACAAAAATCCGCGCTGGAGTTTCTTCGCTTCTGGAGAATGTGTAGACGATCATCAAGTCCACTCCTTGCGAAAATCCCTGGCCGAAAGGTCAGGAAACTCGAGCCTCCTGTCGAGGCAAAACCGGTTGACTTTGCCGCCCTGCCTGCTAACATAGGGGTAATACACCGCTTGTCTGCACCGTGGAATCGGGCAGAGCAAGGAGAGAGTGTGAGTGGGGCCCGGTCTCCCGGCCAGGAGGGACGGGCTCTTTGTCTGTTCCCGCCATGGGCCGGAAGACCTCATGCCGTACCAAACAGTGGGGAGGGGGTGTGATGCTCGTTCTTATCAGTGACCTGCACTTCACCGATGGAACCGCCGGAAAACACAATGTTCCCGCAGATGCGTTCAGGATATTTTTCAGGGCCGTCTCCGGGACCGCCAAGAGGCTCAAGAGAGCAGGGGGAAAGATAAGAGAAATAAAGATCGTCTTCCTGGGAGACATCTTCGACCTCTTGAGGACAGAGACCTGGTTCGAGCACCCGGTCAGTGAGAGGCCTTGGGGTGGCGATTCTGAAGGCATCGAGAAGAATGCCGCTACGATCCTCGATGGGATCATCAAAGAGAATCAGGATGCCTTCGGCCTCCTCGGCGGAGACCTGAAGAGGGAGTTCGGCCTCCCCTCCGAGCCTGAGAGGATCTATGTTCCTGGAAACCACGACAGGCTCTGTGACAGGTACCAGACCCTGAGAGACAGGGTGTGTGACTGCCTCAACATCCCCAGGCGGGGGTCTCTGCCGTTCGAGCATTATTTCGAGGATGTCGACTACGGCGTGTTTTGCAGGCACGGCCACGAATATGACCAGTTCAACTACGAAGGGGGCCTCTCATATGAGTACGACGAATACATGCGCGTGCCCATCGGAGACCCCATCACGACCGAGCTCATAAGCAGGCTGCCCCGTGTCCTGAAGGGGAAGATCGAGTCCCTTCCTCTGACGGCTGAAGAGAAAGGGAGGCTGGTGAGAAATTTCCGGGACATAGACAATGTCAGGCCCTTTTCCGCCGTGCTTGAATGGCTGCTCTACCAGGTGAAGAGGAACTTGAGCCTCAAAGAGATGATAGAGGTGTCGGTAGACGAGGTCATAGGGAAGTTCAACAACCTGGACTTTGTCAGAGCATGGTACAGGCACCACGACCGGTGGACGGACTGGTGCGACGAGGCGGACAAGATCCAATCGGTGCTCTGGCTCTACGAGCATTTCAGGGCCTTCCCCTCGCACAGGCTCCTCGCTCATTTGATGCAGATAAAAAGACGGCTCTCAGAAAGGGACGATTTCCTGGAGGCTGCTTACAGGGAGTATCTTCACCTGGACAGCAGGATCTCCTATGTAGTCTATGGGCATACTCATGAACCGAGGCGGGTCCTTCTCGATGTGGTTGAGAACGAAAGAGGCAGAAAGGAGCATTTCTATCTCAACACCGGAACATGGCGGGTTACGCACCAGAAGGCGACGAAGGGGCCGGGTTTCATGAGTCTCAAGAACATGACCTGGGTTGCTTTCTACAAGAAAGAGGAGAGGGGAACGGACTTCCCCTCCTTTGAGACTTGGACAGGATCCCTGAAGACGGCTCGCTGACCGATGCCAAACATATGGATCCGAGATCATGGGAAGGAGAAAAACCATGGCCTTCAGGCTCAACAGGGCCCATCTCGAGCGGCTCTGCCTCATCAACAGCTTTCCGGTTCGTGATCGGGGCATGGTCTTTTTCGGCTTCCGTGGATGCCTGCCCCTGGACGAAGACGACCAGGAGTTCAAGGCCGAGCACAGGGTCGTCCTGGCAGGAATCGACTATCTCCACCCCCGCTGCATGCTCGGACAATGGCTTCCAAGGGAGGGCAGAATCGCCCTTTTCCCGGGCAGCACAGTCCCTCACCTGAGGTACGTAAAAGCCTCAAAGGAGAAAGACGGCCTTGGGGCAAACCAGATGATGACGGGCTACTACAAGGACTACCGGAAAGGTATCCACCTCAACGGTAGCCCCACCGCCCACGAGGCCTTCAGGCAGACAGAAGGGCATCCCGTACGCAGGACCGCCGACGACTTCGACTTTGACAATGACGACCGCGTGGAGTTCGCCAATCCCTATGACAACATCCATGCGGGCTGGACCATGGGAGTGAACCATGACTCATATGCCAGCGCTGGATGCCAGGTGATCGTGGGATATCCCAGGTGCGAAAGCCGGGGGAACATGCCCGACGAGGGCCCCTGGAAACGATTCAAGGCAAACGCCTACGGCCTCGACCAGCAGGGTTTTCCCTATCTCCTCCTCAACGGCCGGGATGCACAAAAGACGGCCCTCGGGGGTACTCGGAAGGTGCCTGCTCGCCTCCGTTTCGGATCGAAGGGCGACCTGGTCTCGGCCTTGCAGGAGGCATTGCAGGAAAAAGGTTACTACGAGGGCAACCTGGATGGTGATTTCGGCAGGAGAACGATCCGCGCCGTGCTGGAATTTCAGACGAGAGCCTTCGGGCCCGGAGGGGACGATGGGATAGTGGGACCCATTACAGCGTCGGCCCTGGGCCTGGGATGGCCGAAGGTGTGAGCGCCAGGATCCCTTTCCTTCTTGCCTAACGCCCGTCGGTCCCCTGAGGGAGGGAGAACAAAATGAACAAGCTCTGCATCTTCCTGGCAATGAGTGTTTTCGGATGGGCCGGCTGGTGGATAGGCAGACACTTTGGATTCATGGCCGGATACATCCTGAGTCTTATCGGCAGCATAGCCGGGGTCTACATAGGCTGGCGCATCTACCGGGATTACCTGACATAGGGGCAAAGGGCGGACCGGCCAGCCTCTGGTCTTCTGTGGAGCTTTCGATATTCGTGATTCGTGTTCGTGATTCGTGTTCGTGATTCGTGTTCGTGATTCGTGATTCGTGCCGTGGCGAAGGGGCAGGAATTCCCCGCCCGCGAACTCCGAAAGGGTCACCGCGAGAGCTTGGGAGTGAAGGGACAAGGGTGTTCTCCAAAAGTCGGGAAACTCCACCTGGTCAGCAATTCCGCAAATTGATTTGTTAGTTCGAGAGAATCCTTGAGAATCCAAGCAGTTTAGGGCTCTGTGGGAGACTGAGCAAAGTCGCGATTGAAAAAAAGGGTTGACAGGTGAGCCCATCTGTCTGGTAAAGAGAGACAGCTCCGTTCGCGCTTGATGCAGCTTGTCCGTTCTGGAGGGCTTGTGCGGGGCAACCTGGTGACGCTCAGGAATACCTGTGGCAAGCCCAACTGCAAGTGTCAGAGAGGAGAGAAGCACGAATCCCTTTATCTGGCCCAGAGTCGGAGAGGAAAGCACCACATGCAGTATGTTCCTCGAACTTGGCATCTTCGCATCCGGGCTTGGGTGGGCCGGTATCAGGAGATTCACCAGATTCTGGAATCCTTATCCGAGCAGTACTGGCAGAAGTTAGAGAAGAAAGAGGAATAGTTGCTCCGGCGATTCTTCCGATATCTGGAAAGGGTTTTTGATTTGTCGGCTTTGCTCGGCCATCTGCGCGACAGTCGTCACTCTCCTCCCATTTCTACCCAGACGGTCTTTTATTGTGTCTTTTTGCTGTTTGTTCTGAGGCTGGGCAGCTTGAATGCCTTGGAGGCCCATTATCGGACAGGGTCAAGGAGGCGGACATGGGCAGGCCACTTGGGTCAAGCTCCTCCCAGTGCGGATACGCTGGGCTATAGCTTAATGCGGTTTGATTGTGAGACCCTCAGACAGATGATTCATCAGGTCTACAGGAGGCTCCAGCGCAACCATCTGATTGGCCAGATCCGCTTGGATGGTTGGTTGATCGTTGCCCTTGATGGGCATGAGTTGTTTTCAAGCTATTCGAGATGTTGTCCCCAGTGCTCTACCCGGCGGATTCATACGGCCCAAGGAGAGCGGATTCAGTATTATCATCGGGTTGTTGTGGCTCAGCTTTTGGGAGGCAGTTTTGCCATTGTTTTGGACATTGAACCCATCAGAGCAGGCGAGGATGAGGTAGGGGCGGCTACTCGATTGATGGAGCGGCTTTTGGGAAGGTACCCGAAGGCCTTTGATGTGGTGACGGTCGACGGCTTATATGGACGGGCGGGTTTTGTGAATCTATTGACCAAACATTGTAAACATATCGTGTTTGTTCTCAAGGAGAACAACCATGATCTGCTAGAAGATGCCAAAGGATTATTTTTGAACCAAGCCCCCCTTGGCAAGCAGGACGGCTCCGGGCTCTGTCAGCGCTGGGACGAGGAGGGATTCGATGCTTGGCCAGACCTCAAAGACACCCTTCGAATTGTCCGTTCTTTGGAGACCAAGCCCAAAGCCAAGCAAATCGAGACTTCTGACTGGTACTGGGCCACAACCCTACCCAAGGCGATCGTCTCTACCGATACGATCT includes:
- a CDS encoding glycosyltransferase produces the protein MSRGRVTVIIPAYNEGENLVDTVGCILENTTYPDFEVVIVDDGSTDSSGDRAAVLFGDKGPVSLVRAEGLGVAGARNHGVNAASGEILLFLDGHCYTPPGWMKALIAPLEDPKTGMVGPSFASLQHGDGTRGLGITWRDSSLEMEWLLETGDLPYPVPLLPGGCQAMRRADFERIGGYDAGMTRWGSEDQEISLRIWLMGYDVLVQPQTVIYHLFRESHPYRVDMKRIIYNRLRMAMVHLSNDRLARVLEHYRDTQGFCEIMIWLLESDTMDRRRYFQERRCRDDDWFCRRFDCRI
- a CDS encoding peptidoglycan-binding protein gives rise to the protein MGRRKTMAFRLNRAHLERLCLINSFPVRDRGMVFFGFRGCLPLDEDDQEFKAEHRVVLAGIDYLHPRCMLGQWLPREGRIALFPGSTVPHLRYVKASKEKDGLGANQMMTGYYKDYRKGIHLNGSPTAHEAFRQTEGHPVRRTADDFDFDNDDRVEFANPYDNIHAGWTMGVNHDSYASAGCQVIVGYPRCESRGNMPDEGPWKRFKANAYGLDQQGFPYLLLNGRDAQKTALGGTRKVPARLRFGSKGDLVSALQEALQEKGYYEGNLDGDFGRRTIRAVLEFQTRAFGPGGDDGIVGPITASALGLGWPKV
- a CDS encoding transposase, encoding MLRRFFRYLERVFDLSALLGHLRDSRHSPPISTQTVFYCVFLLFVLRLGSLNALEAHYRTGSRRRTWAGHLGQAPPSADTLGYSLMRFDCETLRQMIHQVYRRLQRNHLIGQIRLDGWLIVALDGHELFSSYSRCCPQCSTRRIHTAQGERIQYYHRVVVAQLLGGSFAIVLDIEPIRAGEDEVGAATRLMERLLGRYPKAFDVVTVDGLYGRAGFVNLLTKHCKHIVFVLKENNHDLLEDAKGLFLNQAPLGKQDGSGLCQRWDEEGFDAWPDLKDTLRIVRSLETKPKAKQIETSDWYWATTLPKAIVSTDTICRIGHTRWEVENQGLNVLVNYYGLDHCFKHHPTAIVAFALVCCLAYTLFQMFYYRNLKIPLSHRGSMHYVSQMFVQSLHEMLQNPAHLKPD